One window of the Falco biarmicus isolate bFalBia1 chromosome 2, bFalBia1.pri, whole genome shotgun sequence genome contains the following:
- the ICOSLG gene encoding ICOS ligand, with protein MEPRGYGFLLLLLHILRPVIALEETIIVSKLGDNATLSCIYRGRELHLKNLRVYWQIADDQEECSVVHALISGQDNESEQCIHFKNRTQLFWDGLENGDFSLLLLNVSQSDERTYKCVVLQKTEYTRVIHQAKVVLSLAASYSQPILSGPIRNSDSTGEEVTFSCKSGNGYPEPNVYWINKTDNSHLLPSELKIIPHADGTYSVFSTLKVKATSNMQIECSIENKILRENLSANYTQQMQSNGSSTESHKTLEKNGRGAQAACIISIVIGIGLLVGLTCWLWRRRSFKLLSYTDVQTNEDKGGLNSPV; from the exons ATGGAGCCGCGAGG ctACGGATTTCTGTTACTGCTCCTCCATATCCTGAGACCTG TTATTGCACTGGAGGAGACGATCATAGTCAGTAAACTTGGAGACAATGCTACACTGAGTTGCATTTATCGAGGAAGAGAACTGCACTTAAAAAATCTACGGGTATATTGGCAAATAGCTGATGATCAAGAAGAGTGTTCAGTTGTTCATGCACTGATCTCTGGTCAAGACAATGAAAGTGAACAGTGTATTCACTTTAAAAACAGGACTCAGTTATTCTGGGATGGATTGGAAAACGGCGATTTTTCTCTGCTATTACTAAATGTCAGCCAGAGTGATGAACGTACATACAAATGTGTAGTACTGCAGAAAACTGAATATACCAGAGTGATTCACCAGGCGAAAGTGGTTCTCAGTTTGGCAG CTAGTTATAGCCAACCAATACTCAGCGGACCGATAAGAAACAGTGACAGCACTGGAGAGGaggtgactttcagctgcaaGTCTGGCAATGGATACCCAGAGCCCAATGTATATTGGATAAACAAAACAGATAACAGCCACCTGCTTCCATCAGAGCTAAAGATCATACCCCATGCCGATGGCACTTACAGTGTTTTTAGCACGCTGAAGGTTAAAGCCACTTCTAACATGCAAATAGAGTGCtccatagaaaataaaatactgcgGGAAAATCTGTCAGCCAACT ACACACAGCAGATGCAAAGCAATGGTTCTAGCACAGAAAGTCACAAaaccctggaaaaaaatggacGAGGTGCTCAAGCAGCTTGCATCATTTCCATCGTCATTGGAATAGGTCTTCTAGTTGGTTTAACCTGCTGGCTGTGGAGACGGAGGTCCTTTAAGCTACTGTCCTACACAG ATGTCCAAACAAATGAAGACAAAGGAGGACTCAACT caCCTGTCTAA